A single window of Flagellimonas maritima DNA harbors:
- a CDS encoding glycine--tRNA ligase produces MANQEDIFKKVISHAKEYGYVFQSSEIYDGLSAVYDYAQNGAELKKNIREYWWQAMVQLNDNIVGIDAAIFMHPTTWKASGHVDAFNDPLIDNKDSKKRYRADVLVEDHVAKIEAKIDKEVVKAAKRFGNSFDKKQFLETNPRVLGYQAKANEILKRLGKSLEKEDLADVKALIEELEIACPLSGSKNWTDVKQFNLMFGTKLGASADSAMDLYLRPETAQGIFVNFLNVQKTGRMKIPFGIAQTGKAFRNEIVARQFIFRMREFEQMEMQFFIKPGTQKEWYGKWKEKRMKWHLSLGMGEDNYRFHDHEKLAHYADAAADIEFKFPFGFKELEGIHSRTDFDLSQHEKYSGKKLQYFDHELNESYVPYVLETSIGLDRMFLAVFSNSLQEEELENGTTRTVLKIPAVLAPTKAAILPLLKRDGLPEVAENLVEELKWDFNIAYDEKDAVGRRYRRQDAAGTPFCITIDHQTLEDNTVTIRHRDTMEQQRVKLDEVKEIIKKEVDMRYWLQRI; encoded by the coding sequence ATGGCAAATCAGGAAGACATTTTTAAGAAAGTTATCTCCCACGCAAAGGAATATGGATACGTATTTCAATCAAGCGAGATTTACGACGGGCTCAGCGCGGTGTACGATTATGCACAGAACGGTGCTGAGCTAAAAAAGAATATCAGGGAATATTGGTGGCAAGCCATGGTACAGCTCAATGATAATATTGTTGGGATAGACGCTGCTATCTTTATGCACCCGACCACTTGGAAAGCTTCCGGTCATGTAGATGCTTTCAACGATCCATTGATCGATAATAAAGATTCCAAAAAAAGATACCGTGCCGATGTTTTGGTCGAAGACCATGTAGCCAAGATTGAAGCAAAAATCGATAAAGAAGTTGTTAAAGCTGCTAAACGTTTTGGGAACAGTTTTGACAAAAAACAATTTTTGGAGACCAATCCCAGAGTACTTGGATATCAAGCCAAAGCCAATGAAATCTTAAAGCGACTTGGAAAATCATTGGAGAAAGAAGATTTGGCCGATGTAAAAGCCTTGATAGAGGAATTGGAAATTGCCTGTCCACTTTCAGGCTCTAAAAACTGGACGGATGTAAAGCAGTTCAATTTAATGTTTGGCACCAAGTTGGGGGCCTCTGCAGACTCAGCTATGGATTTATATTTGCGTCCCGAAACTGCCCAAGGAATCTTTGTGAACTTCCTAAATGTCCAGAAAACAGGGCGAATGAAAATTCCGTTTGGTATCGCCCAGACAGGAAAGGCTTTCCGAAATGAGATTGTAGCGCGCCAGTTCATCTTCCGTATGCGTGAATTTGAACAGATGGAAATGCAGTTTTTCATTAAACCGGGCACACAAAAAGAATGGTACGGGAAATGGAAGGAAAAAAGAATGAAATGGCATCTTTCCCTTGGAATGGGGGAGGACAATTATCGCTTTCATGACCATGAAAAACTGGCTCATTACGCCGATGCGGCAGCTGATATCGAATTTAAGTTTCCGTTCGGATTTAAGGAGCTGGAGGGAATCCATTCCCGTACCGATTTTGATTTAAGCCAACATGAAAAATATTCAGGGAAAAAGCTGCAATACTTTGACCATGAGCTGAATGAAAGTTATGTGCCCTATGTTCTCGAAACCTCTATAGGTCTGGATAGGATGTTTTTGGCAGTTTTCTCCAATTCGTTGCAAGAAGAAGAACTAGAAAATGGCACAACAAGAACCGTTCTTAAAATCCCAGCAGTTTTGGCTCCGACCAAGGCAGCTATTCTCCCACTCTTAAAACGTGATGGTCTGCCAGAAGTAGCGGAAAATTTGGTAGAAGAGCTTAAGTGGGATTTCAATATTGCTTACGATGAAAAAGATGCCGTGGGAAGGCGCTATCGTCGCCAGGATGCAGCAGGTACGCCTTTCTGTATTACTATTGACCATCAAACCTTAGAAGATAATACAGTAACCATACGTCACCGAGATACGATGGAACAACAACGAGTGAAGCTTGATGAGGTAAAGGAGATTATTAAAAAGGAAGTTGACATGCGTTATTGGTTGCAGCGTATATAA
- a CDS encoding DUF4442 domain-containing protein, translating to MSFYQKVTEVGSKYIKKHKLFKYGFNLSPMYRRSTAKITYVSEDLLKINIKLPVNYKNRNYMNTIFGGSMFSAVDPIPMVQLVSLLGKDYVVWDKSAEIFFKRPAKENLYCEFTYSLEELHAIRNKVENQNEVEIIKSSSLTNQDRSVVYCTVKKTIYVADKVFYKKKLGKRRLKETQNSN from the coding sequence ATGTCTTTTTATCAAAAAGTAACCGAGGTTGGCTCCAAGTATATCAAGAAGCATAAGCTTTTTAAATATGGCTTTAACCTATCCCCTATGTACCGAAGAAGCACAGCTAAAATTACTTATGTTTCTGAGGATTTATTGAAAATTAATATCAAGCTCCCCGTCAATTATAAGAACAGAAATTATATGAATACCATTTTTGGAGGGAGCATGTTTTCTGCAGTAGACCCAATCCCAATGGTCCAATTGGTAAGCCTTTTGGGGAAGGACTACGTGGTATGGGATAAATCTGCAGAAATTTTCTTTAAACGTCCTGCCAAGGAAAATCTCTATTGTGAGTTCACTTATAGTTTAGAAGAGCTGCACGCTATACGAAACAAGGTTGAAAATCAAAATGAAGTAGAAATTATAAAGTCCTCGTCCCTTACAAATCAAGACCGATCGGTCGTGTATTGTACTGTAAAGAAAACTATCTACGTGGCCGATAAGGTTTTTTATAAAAAGAAATTGGGCAAGCGAAGGTTGAAAGAGACGCAAAACTCAAATTAG
- a CDS encoding WD40/YVTN/BNR-like repeat-containing protein, translating into MKQHYTTSLLFTFLCFSFSLLAQTQTQSNQIPTIDKSFYEGLEWRNIGPNRGGRSLGCAGSPTRPNEYYFGATGGGLWKTVDGGNEWKPVTDGQVTSSSVGAVAVAETNPDVVYIGMGEVQLRGSITQGDGVYKSEDAGKTWKHLGLKETQAVARIRIHPTNPDIVYVAALGHPYGDNEERGVFRSTNGGDTWEKVLYVSPKAGAVDLIIDRNNPDILYASTWQVYRKAWKMWGGGGDSKLWKSVNGGDTWTDLTKNSGMPKGPIGKIGVTVSPVDSNRVWAIVEANEGGVFRSDDAGKTWERTNDERKLRQRAFYYSRIYADPLDKETVYGLNTRMYKSTDGGKTFDTIIQTPHGDNHDLWIDPNNPDRMINSNDGGGNVTINGGKSWTEQDYVTTQFYHVMATNDVPYHVAGAQQDNSTLAMPSDGWDHMQARGPNHGWYYAVGGGESGWITQHPKNLDIFYAGSQGALLTRYDRSNGQSRDIQVYPRFFSGEPAEALPERWQWTFPIMFAPQDSNVMYTCSQHVWKTTNDGQSWEKISPDLTYADPTTLGKTGGVITMDMNGPEIYATVFALAPSFHDINTIWAGSDDGKIHITRDGGENWEDITPKELPKFSRVSIIDESKHRPGTLFVAANRYQVDDRQPYVFKTNDYGKTWTKITNGIADGHFARAIREDHVRQGLLFLATEHGVYFSMNDGEQWQSLQLKLPDTPIRDLVIKDNDVVLGSHGRGFWILDDIQPLRQYTDGMKNQSAVLFKPSDAIRGISDATIQYYLKEQMDTITFEILDAKDQLIDTFTGSKPEYKEDPNLPWWQKGGSSKPTTAKGINTFTWDLRYPGATEFDGMIIWSARPQRGPKAPLGTYKVRMKSGDYEKTYPFSVTINPNLKGITKADLDEQFKLANKIMEKTSTANEAVINIREMRKVIDSSRGKISSTALKKTIDPFVAKITTVEEALYQVKNQSGQDPLNFPIKLNNRLASLRRSVESGDAKPTDGAYKVYKELSAELEEHLADLNSILEKDLPKVNAILESSGVDQIEVSK; encoded by the coding sequence ATGAAACAACACTACACAACTTCACTATTATTTACCTTTCTATGTTTCAGCTTTAGCCTGCTGGCACAAACCCAAACCCAGTCAAACCAAATTCCCACTATAGACAAGAGCTTTTATGAAGGTTTGGAGTGGCGAAATATTGGACCAAACCGCGGCGGTCGCTCTTTAGGCTGCGCAGGAAGCCCGACCCGACCCAACGAATATTATTTTGGGGCCACAGGTGGTGGTTTATGGAAAACAGTAGATGGCGGTAACGAATGGAAACCCGTTACGGATGGTCAGGTCACCAGCTCATCCGTAGGTGCCGTAGCGGTTGCAGAAACCAATCCAGATGTGGTCTACATCGGCATGGGCGAAGTACAGTTGCGCGGTAGCATCACCCAAGGCGATGGTGTATACAAATCCGAGGATGCAGGCAAAACTTGGAAGCATTTAGGACTAAAAGAAACCCAGGCCGTTGCACGGATCAGAATCCATCCCACCAATCCAGATATCGTTTACGTTGCCGCATTGGGACATCCGTATGGCGATAATGAAGAGCGTGGCGTGTTCAGGAGTACAAACGGAGGAGATACTTGGGAAAAGGTATTGTATGTAAGTCCAAAGGCAGGTGCAGTAGATTTAATCATCGACCGCAACAATCCAGATATACTATACGCCAGTACGTGGCAAGTGTACCGTAAAGCATGGAAAATGTGGGGTGGTGGCGGCGATAGCAAACTGTGGAAATCTGTAAACGGTGGCGATACATGGACCGACCTCACAAAAAATTCGGGAATGCCCAAAGGACCCATCGGAAAAATTGGCGTTACCGTATCTCCTGTAGATTCCAATAGGGTTTGGGCCATAGTGGAGGCCAATGAGGGCGGTGTTTTTCGTTCCGATGATGCAGGTAAGACCTGGGAGCGTACCAACGACGAGCGCAAGCTACGGCAACGTGCATTTTATTATTCCAGAATTTATGCTGACCCTTTGGACAAGGAAACTGTTTACGGCCTTAACACCCGAATGTACAAATCCACGGACGGAGGCAAAACCTTTGATACCATTATACAAACGCCACATGGCGATAATCATGATCTATGGATAGATCCCAATAATCCTGATCGTATGATCAATTCCAATGATGGTGGTGGCAACGTGACCATCAACGGCGGTAAAAGTTGGACAGAACAGGATTACGTTACTACGCAATTTTATCATGTGATGGCCACCAACGATGTTCCCTATCATGTAGCTGGCGCACAGCAGGACAATAGCACGTTGGCCATGCCGAGCGACGGCTGGGACCATATGCAAGCAAGAGGGCCCAATCACGGTTGGTACTATGCGGTGGGCGGGGGAGAAAGTGGCTGGATTACCCAACATCCTAAAAATCTGGATATTTTCTATGCTGGAAGTCAAGGTGCCTTGTTAACGCGCTATGACCGAAGCAATGGACAATCAAGGGATATTCAAGTGTACCCCCGATTTTTTTCGGGAGAGCCGGCAGAAGCACTCCCAGAGCGTTGGCAGTGGACATTCCCAATTATGTTCGCCCCGCAGGATTCCAATGTCATGTACACCTGTTCACAACATGTATGGAAAACTACGAATGACGGACAATCCTGGGAAAAAATAAGTCCCGACCTCACCTATGCGGACCCCACTACGCTCGGAAAAACGGGAGGCGTAATCACCATGGACATGAACGGCCCAGAAATCTATGCAACCGTTTTTGCCTTAGCACCTTCTTTCCACGACATCAATACCATTTGGGCAGGTTCAGATGATGGGAAAATTCACATTACCAGGGATGGAGGTGAAAATTGGGAAGACATTACCCCAAAAGAATTGCCGAAATTTTCACGTGTCAGCATCATAGATGAGTCAAAACACAGACCGGGCACTTTGTTCGTAGCTGCGAACCGCTACCAAGTGGACGACAGACAGCCCTATGTTTTCAAGACCAACGATTATGGTAAGACATGGACCAAAATCACCAACGGCATAGCGGACGGACATTTTGCCAGAGCGATTCGAGAAGATCACGTTCGACAAGGCCTTCTGTTTTTGGCTACGGAGCATGGCGTTTATTTTTCAATGAACGATGGGGAGCAATGGCAAAGCTTACAATTAAAATTACCCGATACGCCCATTCGGGATTTGGTTATTAAGGATAATGATGTGGTTTTGGGTTCGCACGGTCGCGGTTTTTGGATTTTGGATGATATTCAACCCTTGCGCCAGTACACGGACGGGATGAAGAATCAGTCGGCAGTGCTATTTAAGCCTTCGGATGCCATCCGCGGAATCAGTGACGCTACGATTCAATATTACCTAAAGGAACAGATGGATACGATTACCTTCGAGATTTTGGATGCAAAAGACCAGTTGATCGATACCTTTACGGGCAGTAAACCTGAATACAAAGAAGATCCAAATCTTCCATGGTGGCAAAAAGGAGGTTCCTCAAAACCCACAACGGCCAAGGGCATCAACACCTTTACTTGGGATTTACGATATCCGGGCGCTACCGAATTTGATGGAATGATCATTTGGAGCGCGCGTCCGCAAAGAGGGCCAAAAGCACCTTTGGGCACGTATAAGGTTCGTATGAAGTCTGGGGACTACGAGAAAACCTATCCATTCTCAGTTACCATAAACCCTAACCTTAAAGGCATTACCAAAGCAGACTTGGATGAGCAATTTAAGCTCGCTAACAAAATCATGGAAAAGACCAGTACAGCAAATGAAGCTGTAATTAATATCCGTGAAATGCGAAAGGTAATCGATTCCAGCAGGGGGAAAATCTCCAGTACTGCCCTCAAAAAAACGATTGACCCATTCGTAGCTAAAATTACTACGGTTGAAGAAGCTCTGTATCAGGTAAAGAATCAATCTGGACAAGACCCACTCAATTTCCCCATTAAACTGAACAATCGGTTGGCCTCTTTACGAAGAAGTGTAGAGAGCGGCGATGCAAAACCGACGGATGGTGCTTACAAAGTATACAAAGAACTTTCTGCGGAACTTGAAGAACACCTTGCTGATCTCAATTCCATTTTAGAGAAAGACTTGCCCAAAGTAAACGCTATTCTGGAAAGTAGTGGCGTTGATCAAATTGAAGTATCCAAATGA
- a CDS encoding TlpA family protein disulfide reductase — protein MAHLGFKSIRLMIVLAFLMFFGYGLKAQVNQPDSYIQIKALENGNYLSHRAWLINKNGDTIPYTKFKGKWLLIDYWSSGCVPCIKEFPFLNSNYNKLHPNLVLISAYIGKNKKRWYRDIKKFDLQFPHYYTGTTYKNPFLTLNLRKLGDKSNDSKLLNVTPQYVLISPTGLIVDKNMPKPSSANFKKVLHKYIANTKTD, from the coding sequence ATGGCACATCTTGGATTTAAATCAATAAGGTTAATGATTGTCTTAGCATTCTTGATGTTTTTTGGTTATGGATTAAAGGCTCAGGTAAATCAACCTGATTCTTACATACAGATTAAAGCACTTGAGAATGGGAACTATTTATCGCATAGAGCATGGCTAATAAACAAAAATGGTGATACTATACCATACACCAAATTTAAGGGCAAATGGTTGTTAATTGATTATTGGTCCTCTGGGTGTGTTCCGTGTATTAAAGAATTTCCTTTTTTAAACTCAAACTATAATAAGCTGCATCCTAACTTAGTGTTAATAAGTGCATACATAGGAAAAAATAAAAAAAGATGGTACAGGGATATAAAAAAATTTGATTTGCAATTTCCACATTATTATACTGGAACGACTTATAAAAACCCCTTTTTAACATTAAACCTAAGGAAACTAGGAGATAAGAGCAACGATAGCAAGCTATTAAATGTGACTCCACAGTATGTTTTGATTAGTCCTACTGGTTTGATAGTAGATAAGAATATGCCAAAGCCTTCATCTGCCAACTTTAAAAAAGTACTTCACAAATACATTGCAAATACTAAAACAGATTGA
- a CDS encoding formate--tetrahydrofolate ligase: MSDLQIAKKTTLKHISKIAEKFGIDPDDIEMYGKFKAKLPLKAIDKQRASQSNLILVSAISPTPAGEGKTTMSIGLSEGLNRLNKKTTVVLREPSLGPVFGIKGGATGGGYSQVLPMEDINLHFTGDFSAIEKAHNLLAAIIDNNIQSKTNSLRLDPRTITWKRVVDLNDRALRHVIVGLGGTTSGVPRETGFDITAASEIMAILCLAENLNDLKKRLGNIFIGYTFDKNPIYAKDLKAEGAMTALLKDAIKPNLVQTIEGNPAIIHGGPFANIAQGTNTVLATLMGMSHSEYTVTEAGFGFDLGAEKFFDIKCQSAGLKPKAVVLTTTIRALKYHGGADLKSLTEPNVEALKKGIPNLEKHLENISKFNVSAVIAINKFTSDTEEEIDTIKDFAASKGIKVALAEVWEKGGKGAIKLAQHVIDIVESDTSDFKPLYQWESSVMDKIETIATEIYGAEHVDYSSKAKAHLRKISNLGLDHLPVCIAKTQKSLSDNPKLLGRPKDFIITVREIEIAAGAGFLIPITGDIMRMPGLPAHPASEEIDITDDGEIVGLF; this comes from the coding sequence ATGTCCGATTTACAAATTGCCAAGAAAACCACCTTGAAGCATATTTCCAAAATTGCTGAAAAATTCGGTATAGACCCCGATGATATAGAAATGTACGGGAAGTTTAAGGCCAAGTTACCTTTAAAAGCTATTGACAAGCAAAGGGCAAGCCAGAGCAATCTTATATTGGTATCTGCCATTTCGCCAACACCGGCGGGCGAAGGAAAAACAACCATGTCCATCGGTCTTTCTGAAGGTTTGAACCGTTTGAACAAGAAAACGACAGTTGTTTTACGAGAGCCTTCATTAGGCCCGGTTTTTGGAATAAAAGGCGGTGCTACTGGTGGCGGATATTCCCAAGTACTACCCATGGAAGATATCAATCTTCACTTTACGGGGGATTTTTCCGCTATTGAGAAAGCCCACAATCTTTTGGCTGCCATCATCGACAATAACATTCAAAGTAAAACAAATTCCCTACGATTGGACCCAAGAACCATAACCTGGAAACGCGTAGTGGATTTGAACGATCGTGCATTGCGGCATGTTATCGTAGGTTTGGGCGGAACCACATCCGGTGTGCCTAGGGAAACTGGTTTTGATATCACCGCAGCTTCAGAAATTATGGCCATTCTTTGTTTAGCGGAAAATCTGAACGATTTAAAAAAGCGGTTGGGCAATATTTTTATTGGATACACTTTTGATAAAAATCCGATTTACGCCAAGGATTTAAAAGCTGAAGGAGCTATGACGGCTTTGCTCAAAGATGCTATAAAGCCGAACTTGGTACAGACCATAGAAGGGAATCCCGCAATCATTCATGGGGGGCCCTTTGCGAACATCGCCCAAGGAACCAATACCGTTCTTGCAACCTTGATGGGCATGTCCCATTCAGAATACACCGTTACCGAAGCTGGGTTTGGATTTGACCTTGGTGCAGAAAAGTTCTTCGATATAAAATGTCAAAGTGCTGGCCTAAAACCTAAGGCCGTAGTGCTCACTACAACAATCCGCGCCTTAAAGTACCACGGCGGTGCAGACTTAAAATCCCTGACAGAGCCCAATGTTGAAGCCTTAAAAAAAGGAATTCCGAATTTGGAGAAACATCTGGAAAATATTTCCAAGTTCAATGTATCTGCAGTGATTGCCATTAATAAATTTACTTCTGATACTGAAGAAGAAATCGATACCATTAAAGATTTTGCAGCTTCCAAAGGGATTAAAGTAGCCTTGGCAGAGGTTTGGGAAAAAGGAGGGAAAGGTGCAATTAAACTGGCCCAACATGTTATTGATATCGTTGAATCGGACACCTCGGATTTTAAACCGTTGTATCAATGGGAGTCCAGCGTTATGGACAAAATAGAAACTATTGCCACAGAAATCTATGGTGCCGAGCATGTGGATTATTCCTCCAAAGCAAAAGCGCACCTTAGAAAAATATCCAATCTAGGTTTAGATCACCTACCGGTCTGTATTGCCAAAACCCAAAAATCGTTATCGGACAATCCAAAATTGCTGGGGCGGCCCAAAGACTTTATCATCACGGTCAGGGAGATAGAAATAGCTGCCGGTGCGGGTTTTTTGATTCCGATTACGGGCGATATTATGAGAATGCCAGGATTGCCCGCGCATCCTGCATCTGAAGAAATAGATATTACGGATGACGGGGAAATTGTTGGATTGTTTTAG
- a CDS encoding ComF family protein produces the protein MAKILNEINNILLPKVCFGCNAQLSRGESVLCAICRHELPLTDYNFVDENSVDLIFYGRIPIKKAASFVFFAKNGIVKNLLHHLKYKNQEQIGSFFGDWYGNLLKKNGTLKTVDIVIPVPLHPNKEKKRGYNQVALFAQKIAKHIDAAYRDDILFKVVNTKTQTKKDRQLRWENTKDVFQLKNVEPIHFKHILLVDDVITTGATIEASAKKLFQLKDIDISVLSIAVVP, from the coding sequence TTGGCTAAGATACTAAACGAGATTAACAACATACTATTGCCAAAGGTATGTTTTGGATGTAATGCGCAATTATCCAGAGGAGAAAGCGTATTATGTGCCATTTGTCGACATGAGCTGCCACTCACCGACTATAACTTTGTTGATGAAAACTCGGTAGACCTTATTTTTTATGGGAGAATTCCTATTAAAAAAGCGGCTTCTTTCGTTTTTTTCGCCAAAAATGGAATCGTTAAAAATCTTTTACACCATCTAAAATACAAAAACCAAGAACAAATAGGTAGCTTTTTTGGCGATTGGTATGGTAATTTACTGAAAAAAAATGGTACGCTTAAAACTGTTGATATCGTAATTCCTGTGCCTTTACATCCTAATAAAGAGAAAAAACGCGGCTATAACCAAGTGGCATTATTTGCTCAAAAAATTGCAAAACACATTGATGCCGCTTATAGGGACGATATACTTTTTAAAGTTGTAAACACAAAAACCCAGACAAAAAAGGATAGACAATTGCGTTGGGAGAATACCAAAGATGTTTTTCAATTAAAAAATGTTGAGCCAATTCATTTTAAACATATACTTCTTGTAGATGATGTAATAACCACGGGGGCAACTATAGAAGCTTCCGCAAAAAAGCTTTTTCAACTTAAAGACATTGATATTTCAGTATTGAGTATTGCCGTGGTTCCTTAG
- a CDS encoding LytTR family DNA-binding domain-containing protein produces MVLLIFQPFDIKHGFTFTGIVRVLTYSIMTSIVYLSFDLWAAPILKKRKWNPFYVTLWYSIVFICISISIFFIKNLWLKFTVYTLNDYWTVLGKVSLITFALISIFILIYRLNLFKDKPSQIKLKSADTNPKYLQVQRNQILALSQEKNYTTIFYLSDNKFKKILLRGSLSHFQTQLSREMVRINRSYIINLDYVINLNLNAQGGVIKMKYFDGHLKLSKKFVKNIDEIVK; encoded by the coding sequence ATGGTTTTGCTTATATTTCAACCTTTTGATATTAAGCACGGCTTTACGTTTACAGGTATAGTCAGGGTGTTGACATATTCAATAATGACCTCTATTGTTTATTTAAGTTTTGACCTTTGGGCTGCCCCCATTTTAAAAAAAAGAAAGTGGAATCCATTTTATGTTACCCTTTGGTATTCCATAGTTTTCATTTGTATTTCGATTTCAATTTTTTTTATTAAAAATCTTTGGTTGAAGTTCACTGTTTATACTTTGAATGATTATTGGACAGTACTGGGCAAAGTCTCTTTAATCACTTTTGCACTGATTTCAATTTTTATATTGATATATAGATTGAACTTATTTAAAGATAAGCCTTCACAAATTAAACTAAAATCAGCTGATACAAATCCTAAATACCTACAAGTTCAGCGAAATCAGATTTTGGCGTTGAGCCAAGAGAAAAATTATACTACAATCTTCTATCTTAGTGATAATAAATTTAAAAAGATTCTATTGAGAGGTAGTTTAAGTCACTTTCAAACTCAATTGAGTAGAGAAATGGTGCGTATAAACAGAAGTTATATAATAAATCTTGATTATGTTATCAATCTAAACCTCAACGCTCAGGGCGGTGTTATTAAGATGAAATATTTTGATGGGCATTTAAAGCTATCGAAGAAATTCGTTAAAAATATTGATGAGATAGTCAAATGA
- a CDS encoding DUF1287 domain-containing protein produces MRKFLIVLALFTFDFIWAQTEVEQLTLSNAALELTEQNVTYDPSYFSIAYPNGDVPSDKGVCTDVVIRAYRKLGIDLQKEVHEDMKAHFSMYPKIWGLRTTDKNIDHRRVPNLMTYFKRKGAQKSISDEAKDYLPGDVVCWSLGGAITHIGIVANKKSNDGKRNLIVHNIGRGQVLEDMLFDFKIIGHYRYKTQYSLN; encoded by the coding sequence ATGAGAAAATTTCTTATAGTTTTAGCGCTATTTACTTTTGATTTTATATGGGCCCAGACCGAAGTTGAGCAACTTACATTATCCAATGCTGCCCTGGAGCTAACTGAACAGAACGTGACCTATGACCCTAGTTATTTTTCCATTGCTTATCCCAACGGTGATGTGCCAAGCGATAAAGGTGTTTGTACTGATGTAGTGATTAGGGCCTACCGAAAATTGGGAATCGATTTACAAAAGGAGGTTCATGAGGATATGAAAGCCCATTTTAGCATGTATCCTAAAATTTGGGGATTGCGAACTACCGATAAAAATATCGATCACCGAAGGGTGCCCAATCTAATGACCTATTTTAAGCGGAAGGGTGCCCAAAAATCAATTTCAGATGAAGCCAAAGATTATCTCCCTGGAGATGTTGTCTGTTGGAGTTTAGGTGGAGCCATTACACATATAGGAATTGTGGCGAATAAAAAATCGAACGATGGGAAACGGAATTTAATCGTACATAATATTGGTCGCGGACAGGTGCTTGAGGATATGCTTTTTGACTTTAAAATTATTGGGCATTATCGCTACAAAACACAATACTCTTTAAACTAG